From Salvia splendens isolate huo1 chromosome 16, SspV2, whole genome shotgun sequence, a single genomic window includes:
- the LOC121769855 gene encoding phosphoglucan phosphatase LSF1, chloroplastic-like, whose translation MWSLQLSNCRGFEQSQFASAGFSSARWEPRRSSAAVIRSSFWGGGLELCDAEARARRRQRLLARRSSRVFAELKMNLNEYMVTLEKPLGIRFAKSADGKVFVHALQKGGNAEKSRIIMVGDTLKKAGGSGGNLVEIKDVGDAESLTKEKSGAYSLVLERPFAPFPIHQLHLMDDIDILFTDEASENAEWGHGNFPLEEYAQALERSKEELYYNHSLGMRYSKITEQIYVGSCIQTIEDVQTLSTAAGVTAVLNFQSTPEAANWGLDPNSINESCQNSNILMVNYPIRDADSFDMRKKLPFCVGVLLRLLKKNHRVYVTCTTGLDRSPACVIAYLHWMTDTSLHAAYNFVTGLHSCRPDRPAIAWATWDLIAMVENGSHDGPATHAVTFVWNGNEGEEVYLVGDFTENWKEPIKATHKGGPRHEVEIRLPQGKYYYKFITNGDWRHSTFSPIERDQSGNLNNVIVVGDTASVKPTIQPQNKDSNIVKVIERPLTESERFMLAKAARCVAFSVCPIRLAPDGVRTKQAQQQ comes from the exons GGAATTGTGCGATGCGGAGGCGCGGGCGAGGAGGCGGCAGCGGTTGCTGGCGCGGAGGAGCTCTAGGGTTTTTGCCGAGCTGAAGATGAATCTGAATGAGTACATGGTGACGCTGGAGAAGCCGCTCGGCATCCGTTTCGCGAAGTCCGCTGACGGGAAAGTGTTCGTGCATGCGCTCCAGAAAGGG GGTAATGCTGAGAAATCGAGGATCATTATGGTTGGGGACACTCTGAAGAAGGCAGGTGGATCCGGCGGGAATCTTGTTGAGATCAAGGACGTCGGTGATGCAGA GAGTCTTACGAAGGAGAAATCTGGTGCTTATAGCCTTGTCCTAGAGAGGCCATTCGCTCCCTTTCCAATCCACCAGCTCCATCTTATGGATGATATTGACATCTTGTTTACGGATGAGGCATCTGAAAATGCTGAATGGGGGCATGGAAACTTCCCACTGGAAGAGTATGCACAGGCATTGGAGCGTTCAAAAGAGGAGCTCTATTATAATCATTCTCTCGGTATGCGCTATAGTAAG ATCACAGAACAAATTTATGTTGGATCATGTATTCAAACAATAGAGGATGTACAGACATTATCTACAGCTGCG GGAGTCACTGCTGTGCTGAATTTCCAGAGCACGCCCGAAGCTGCAAACTGGGGACTTGATCCGAATTCAATCAATGAGTCATGCCAAAACTCTAATATCCTAATGGTTAACTATCCAATTAG AGATGCAGATTCTTTTGATATGAGAAAGAAATTGCCGTTCTGTGTGGGTGTCCTTTTACGATTACTCAAGAAAAATCATCGTGTGTATGTAACTTGCACAACTGGATTGGACCGATCTCCCGCTTGTGTGATTGCATACCTTCACTGGATGACTGATACTTCTCTTCACGCGGCTTACAATTTTGTTACTGGATTACATTCATGCCGGCCTGATAG ACCCGCAATTGCCTGGGCAACATGGGATCTCATAGCCATGGTTGAAAATGGCTCACATGATGGACCTGCAACGCATGCGGTGACATTTGTGTGGAATGGAAATGAG GGGGAAGAAGTATATCTGGTGGGAGATTTCACTGAGAACTGGAAAGAGCCAATCAAGGCGACCCATAAAGGTGGCCCAAGACATGAAGTTGAAATTAGACTTCCTCAAGGGAA GTACTACTACAAATTCATAACTAACGGGGACTGGAGGCACTCGACATTTTCACCTATAGAAAGGGATCAGAGTGGGAATCTTAACAATGTGATTGTAGTTGGTGACACTGCCAGCGTAAAACCTACCATTCAACCCCAAAACAAG GACTCAAACATTGTGAAGGTCATAGAGAGGCCATTGACTGAAAGCGAGCGCTTTATGTTGGCAAAAGCAGCTCGATGTGTAGCTTTCAGTGTGTGTCCTATAAGGTTGGCccctgatggagtacgtactaaacaagcccaacagcagtaa
- the LOC121772391 gene encoding putative pentatricopeptide repeat-containing protein At1g74580, whose translation MSSAVLPKHVAAVVRSQKDPLRALEMFNSVKKEDGFKHTLSTYRCMVEKLGYHGEFEAMENVVSEMRENLDNSLLEGVYISVMRSYGKKRRIQEAANVFERMDFYNCEPTIFSYNVIMNILVENGYFDQAHKVYMRLKEKRIVPDVYTYTIRIKSFCRTSRPHAALRLLNNMPAQQCEFNSVAYCTVVSGFYEGDYRGEAHELFDEMLSLGLVPNVTTFNKLIHTLCKKGDVRESEILLDKVLKRGILPNLFTFNIFIQGLCKKGLLDEAARMLDGATGDGLSPDVVTYNTLICGLCKSSKGVEAESYMNKMVNSGLKPDAFTYNTLIDGYCRMNMVPKADEILQDATLRGFVPDEFTYCSLLCRLCENGDFERAKSMFNEAPGKGIRHSVILYNALIKGFCQQGLILEALQLVNEMDQNGCNPDIWTYNLIVNGFCKMRCLTDASILIDDAMTKGLVPDIFTFNTLIDGYCKQLKIGEALEVVNTMWEHDITPDIITYNTILDGLCKTSHSDNVMETFKAMEEKGCKPNIITYNILIESFCKARKLERSLELLDEIQLSGLQPDKVTLGTLISGFCENNDLDKAHMLLRRMEKDYRLSPTVAMYNILISAFSERLNVDMALKLFQEMGVQGCPPDKYTFRCIVDGFCKIGNVDSAYYYLLDGIKKGLIPSLTTFGRVLNCLCVKHRLREAVEIIYTMVQRGVVPEEVNTIFEADKKEVAAPKIVVENLLKNSHITYYAYELLYDAVRNKKLLRKKANG comes from the coding sequence ATGAGTTCTGCAGTCCTTCCAAAACATGTAGCCGCTGTCGTACGTTCCCAGAAAGACCCACTAAGGGCTTTGGAGATGTTCAATTCTGTTAAGAAAGAAGATGGATTTAAGCACACTCTGTCAACTTATAGGTGCATGGTCGAAAAGCTCGGTTATCATGGGGAATTTGAGGCGATGGAGAATGTCGTGTCAGAGATGAGGGAGAACCTTGATAACAGCTTGTTGGAAGGAGTGTATATTAGTGTCATGAGAAGTTATGGAAAGAAAAGGAGGATTCAAGAGGCTGCCAATGTGTTTGAGAGAATGGATTTTTACAACTGTGAACCTACTATTTTCTCTTATAATGTGATTATGAATATTTTGGTGGAGAATGGGTATTTTGATCAGGCACACAAAGTTTATATGAGGTTAAAAGAGAAAAGGATTGTACCTGATGTGTATACTTATACAATTCGGATAAAATCATTTTGTAGAACGAGTAGACCGCATGCTGCTCTGAGGCTTCTGAATAACATGCCTGCACAACAATGTGAGTTTAACTCAGTAGCATACTGCACCGTGGTCAGTGGATTTTATGAGGGAGATTACAGAGGGGAAGCTCATGAATTGTTTGATGAGATGCTAAGCCTTGGTCTTGTCCCTAATGTCACCACATTCAATAAGCTAATTCATACCCTTTGTAAGAAGGGAGATGTCAGAGAGAGTGAAATACTGCTAGACAAGGTTCTCAAGAGGGGTATTCTTCCGAATTTGTTTACATTTAACATCTTCATCCAAGGTCTGTGCAAGAAGGGTTTACTCGATGAGGCTGCAAGGATGTTAGATGGTGCAACGGGGGATGGTCTTTCCCCGGATGTCGTGacatataatacacttatatgTGGCTTGTGTAAGAGCTCTAAAGGGGTTGAAGCAGAGAGCTACATGAATAAAATGGTCAACAGTGGGTTGAAGCCTGATGCTTTCACCTACAATACACTCATTGACGGGTACTGCAGAATGAATATGGTGCCAAAGGCAGATGAGATTCTTCAAGATGCAACATTGAGGGGGTTTGTGCCCGATGAGTTCACATACTGCTCCTTATTGTGCAGATTGTGTGAGAATGGTGACTTTGAGAGGGCTAAAAGCATGTTCAATGAAGCTCCTGGAAAAGGTATAAGACATAGTGTTATACTATACAATGCGTTAATCAAGGGGTTTTGTCAGCAGGGACTCATTTTGGAAGCCTTGCAGCTGGTGAATGAGATGGACCAAAATGGTTGCAATCCTGATATCTGGACATATAATCTAATTGTAAATGGCTTTTGCAAGATGCGTTGTTTAACTGATGCCAGTATTCTTATTGATGATGCTATGACCAAAGGTCTCGTTCCCGACATATTCACCTTTAATACTTTGATTGATGGTTACTGCAAGCAGCTGAAGATTGGTGAGGCACTTGAAGTTGTTAATACCATGTGGGAGCATGACATTACTCCGGATATCATCACCTATAACACTATATTGGACGGGCTCTGCAAAACTTCACACTCTGATAATGTGATGGAAACTTTCAAAGCGATGGAGGAGAAGGGTTGTAAACCAAACATCATCACCTATAATATACTCATAGAGAGTTTTTGCAAAGCTCGAAAACTAGAAAGATCTTTGGAGTTGCTTGATGAGATTCAGCTAAGTGGTTTGCAACCAGACAAAGTAACTTTAGGCACCCTGATAAGTGGATTTTGTGAAAACAACGATTTAGATAAAGCCCATATGTTGTTAAGAAGAATGGAAAAGGACTATAGACTTTCCCCAACAGTAGCAATGTATAATATCCTGATTAGTGCTTTTTCTGAGAGGTTAAATGTGGACATGGCACTTAAACTATTTCAGGAAATGGGCGTTCAGGGATGCCCACCGGATAAATACACATTCCGCTGTATCGTGGATGGTTTCTGCAAGATTGGGAATGTTGATTCTGCGTATTACTATCTTCTTGATGGTATCAAAAAAGGGCTCATTCCATCCCTAACAACTTTTGGACGAGTGCTaaattgcttgtgcgtgaagcaTAGATTGCGTGAGGCAGTTGAAATCATATACACTATGGTGCAAAGGGGTGTTGTTCCTGAAGAAGTGAACACAATTTTCGAAGCAGATAAGAAAGAAGTTGCAGCACCTAAAATAGTTGTggagaacttgttgaaaaattcaCATATAACCTATTATGCGTATGAACTTTTGTATGACGCTGTCAGAAATAAGAAGCTGTTACGGAAAAAGGCTAATGGATAA
- the LOC121772520 gene encoding carbonic anhydrase 2-like: MSTFNTCFASQIFTTASRVALRPVATARLSSSASNPPILIRNEPVFAAPAPIIHPLLKEDMGKDSFEEAIAGLQKLLSENGELGPVAAAKIDEITAELKTADGSAGISSESVERLKTGFVTFKKEKYEKNPALYGELAKGQSPTYMVFACSDSRVCPSHVLDLQPGEAFVVRNVANLVPPFDKTKFSGVGAAVEYAVLHLKVKEIVVIGHSACGGIKGVMSFPYDGSTSTDFIEDWVSIALPAKNKTLADCAIDTPFGEQCATCEKEAVNVSLGNLLSYPFVREGLVKKTLALKGGHYDFVKGTFELWALDFSLSPSLSV; this comes from the exons ATGTCGACCTTCAACACCTGCTTCGCCTCACAAATCTTCACCACAGCCTCTCGAGTCGCTCTCCGCCCCGTTGCCACCGCTCGCCTCAGCTCCTCCGCCTCCAACCCACCCATCCTCATCCGTAACGAGCCCGTCTTCGCCGCTCCCGCTCCCATCATCCACCCCCTCTTG AAAGAAGACATGGGTAAGGACTCGTTTGAAGAAGCCATTGCTGGACTCCAGAAGCTTCTAAG TGAGAATGGAGAGCTAGGACCGGTGGCGGCAGCGAAGATCGACGAAATCACGGCTGAGCTGAAAACAGCTGACGGCAGCGCTGGCATCTCGTCAGAGTCCGTTGAGAGGCTGAAAACTGGCTTCGTCACCTTCAAAAAGGAGAAATATGA GAAAAATCCAGCTCTGTACGGTGAACTCGCCAAAGGCCAGAGCCCCACG TACATGGTTTTTGCATGTTCAGACTCACGTGTGTGTCCCTCGCACGTGCTGGACCTTCAGCCTGGTGAAGCCTTCGTCGTCCGTAACGTTGCGAACCTCGTCCCACCATTCGACAAG accAAATTCTCTGGAGTGGGGGCTGCTGTTGAGTATGCTGTCCTGCATCTGAAG GTGAAGGAGATTGTTGTGATTGGGCACAGTGCCTGTGGAGGTATCAAGGGAGTCATGTCCTTCCCATATGATGGCTCCACGTCCAC TGACTTCATCGAGGACTGGGTGTCGATTGCATTGCCTGCCAAGAACAAGACATTGGCTGACTGCGCAATAGACACACCATTCGGCGAGCAATGCGCCACATGTGAAAAG GAAGCGGTGAACGTGTCGCTCGGAAACCTGCTGTCGTACCCATTTGTGAGGGAAGGATTAGTGAAGAAGACACTTGCGTTGAAGGGAGGGCACTATGACTTTGTGAAGGGGACCTTTGAGCTGTGGGCGCTCGACTTCAGCCTATCGCCATCTCTCTCTGTTTGA
- the LOC121770761 gene encoding uncharacterized protein LOC121770761 isoform X2: protein MDKLRLHVQVDGPLNQKPDEKLGGSAQFRWQSDVLDPHTFADISVSNSEPTLVVRSCAYYPKLGFGAFGIFPILLKQRKSPEDYGIMGLRYGSSNLSVGATFVPFPASADELPKNAWLVSKMGRLTAGVQYEPAFGSKDGARYKNLANWSCAVGYGLGSDSPLSPSFNFGLELAKNSQFIASFYQHVVVQRRVKNPFEPKEVVGITNYIDFGFELLTRIDDTQQANNIDDSSFQIGASWQANKNFLIKGKVGPLSSSIALAFKSWWKPSFTLSVSAVRDRSKRETALGLGIQVENIREGIYQRADPNFVMLTPSKEHLAEGIQWKIGERPLFESDVTSGNFNGVPKELRPLNKML from the exons ATGGACAAATTGCGTTTG CATGTTCAGGTTGATGGTCCACTCAATCAAAAGCCAGATGAGAAACTTGGAGGAAGCGCACAGTTTCGTTGGCAAAG TGATGTTCTCGATCCTCACACATTCGCTGATATCTCTGTTTCAAACTCAGAAcc AACTCTAGTGGTGAGATCCTGTGCATACTATCCCAAGCTTGGGTTTGGAGCATTTGGCATCTTCCCAATTCTTTTAAAACAGAG AAAATCCCCTGAAGATTATGGCATCATGGGTTTGAGATATGGCTCTTCTAATCTGTCAGTTGGAGCTACATTTGTCCCATTTCCTG CATCGGCTGATGAACTCCCAAAAAACGCATGGTTAGTAAGCAAGATGGGAAGGTTGACTGCTGGAGTGCAATACGAACCAGCAT TTGGAAGCAAAGATGGAGCTAGATACAAAAACTTAGCAAATTGGAGTTGTGCAGTGGGTTATGGGCTAGGATCAGACAGCCCATTGAGCCCGTCATTCAACTTTGGACTTGAACTTGCTAAAAATTCTCAG TTCATTGCTTCTTTCTACCAGCATGTGGTTGTCCAAAGACgg GTTAAGAATCCATTCGAGCCTAAAGAAGTAGTTGGAATCACAAACTACATTGACTTTGGTTTTGAGTTGCTGACAAG GATTGATGATACCCAACAAGCAAACAATATTGACGATTCCAGTTTCCAAATTGGTGCATCTTGGCAAGCTAATAAGAACTTTTTAATAAAG GGTAAGGTGGGACCTCTGAGCTCCTCGATAGCCTTGGCTTTTAAGTCATGGTGGAAACCTTCTTTCACATTAAGCGTCTCAG CTGTTAGAGATCGTTCAAAGAGGGAGACAGCTCTTGGTCTCGGAATCCAAGTCGAAAATATTCGGGAAGGAAT TTATCAAAGGGCTGATCCCAATTTTGTGATGCTGACGCCAAGCAAGGAGCATCTTGCTGAAGGGATTCAGTGGAAAATTGGGGAGAGACCTCTATTTGAATCAGATGTTACTTCTGGCAATTTTAATGGCGTGCCGAAGGAATTGAGACCTTTGAACAAAATGTTGTGA
- the LOC121770761 gene encoding uncharacterized protein LOC121770761 isoform X1: MGNMVLKSIISDPAPPPPMVLVPPLFDFPPLAARTRMVESSYNMLFGKLALKCLFDDYFEEARHFSTRIMLKPIDDPHVDLIATVDGPLNQKPDEKLGGSAQFRWQSDVLDPHTFADISVSNSEPTLVVRSCAYYPKLGFGAFGIFPILLKQRKSPEDYGIMGLRYGSSNLSVGATFVPFPASADELPKNAWLVSKMGRLTAGVQYEPAFGSKDGARYKNLANWSCAVGYGLGSDSPLSPSFNFGLELAKNSQFIASFYQHVVVQRRVKNPFEPKEVVGITNYIDFGFELLTRIDDTQQANNIDDSSFQIGASWQANKNFLIKGKVGPLSSSIALAFKSWWKPSFTLSVSAVRDRSKRETALGLGIQVENIREGIYQRADPNFVMLTPSKEHLAEGIQWKIGERPLFESDVTSGNFNGVPKELRPLNKML; the protein is encoded by the exons ATGGGGAATATGGTATTAAAGTCCATTATTTCGGATccggcgccgccgccgccgatgGTGCTGGTCCCGCCGCTCTTCGATTTCCCCCCTCTCGCCGCCCGTACGAG AATGGTGGAATCGTCCTACAACATGCTGTTTGGAAAGCTGGCCCTGAAATGCCTCTTCGACGACTATTTCGAAGAAGCGAGGCATTTCAGCACGAGAATTATGCTCAAGCCGATCGATGATCCGCATGTCGATTTGATTGCCACT GTTGATGGTCCACTCAATCAAAAGCCAGATGAGAAACTTGGAGGAAGCGCACAGTTTCGTTGGCAAAG TGATGTTCTCGATCCTCACACATTCGCTGATATCTCTGTTTCAAACTCAGAAcc AACTCTAGTGGTGAGATCCTGTGCATACTATCCCAAGCTTGGGTTTGGAGCATTTGGCATCTTCCCAATTCTTTTAAAACAGAG AAAATCCCCTGAAGATTATGGCATCATGGGTTTGAGATATGGCTCTTCTAATCTGTCAGTTGGAGCTACATTTGTCCCATTTCCTG CATCGGCTGATGAACTCCCAAAAAACGCATGGTTAGTAAGCAAGATGGGAAGGTTGACTGCTGGAGTGCAATACGAACCAGCAT TTGGAAGCAAAGATGGAGCTAGATACAAAAACTTAGCAAATTGGAGTTGTGCAGTGGGTTATGGGCTAGGATCAGACAGCCCATTGAGCCCGTCATTCAACTTTGGACTTGAACTTGCTAAAAATTCTCAG TTCATTGCTTCTTTCTACCAGCATGTGGTTGTCCAAAGACgg GTTAAGAATCCATTCGAGCCTAAAGAAGTAGTTGGAATCACAAACTACATTGACTTTGGTTTTGAGTTGCTGACAAG GATTGATGATACCCAACAAGCAAACAATATTGACGATTCCAGTTTCCAAATTGGTGCATCTTGGCAAGCTAATAAGAACTTTTTAATAAAG GGTAAGGTGGGACCTCTGAGCTCCTCGATAGCCTTGGCTTTTAAGTCATGGTGGAAACCTTCTTTCACATTAAGCGTCTCAG CTGTTAGAGATCGTTCAAAGAGGGAGACAGCTCTTGGTCTCGGAATCCAAGTCGAAAATATTCGGGAAGGAAT TTATCAAAGGGCTGATCCCAATTTTGTGATGCTGACGCCAAGCAAGGAGCATCTTGCTGAAGGGATTCAGTGGAAAATTGGGGAGAGACCTCTATTTGAATCAGATGTTACTTCTGGCAATTTTAATGGCGTGCCGAAGGAATTGAGACCTTTGAACAAAATGTTGTGA